The DNA segment GTGCTGATTTCAGGATCGCAATTGAGAAACCGTCTTGCCCGATGCCGGAGAGGTCTGCGTCCTCTTCCTCCTGGTTGATCACTGCAAGGATATCGAGGATCGAGCGGAGATGTTCCTCTCCGCTTCCGAAAGGCATGCTCTTTCCGGCTGCGATAAACCGCACAGGATATCCCGCTTCGACATACTGTTTTGCCAGGGAGGCTGCGATCGAGACCGCAGTTTCGAAATGCATATCATCATGCGGTAGGAGATTATCGAGCAGGATCGTTATTTTTTGAGATGCATATTCGGCATACTCCCGAATGAGAAACCCCTCCAGCTTTGCTGATGCCTTCCAGTGGATCCTCCGCCAGTCATCGCCATGCTGATACGCACGAAGGGAATGGACCTCGTCCCCTCTGCCCCTGACAGCCACCACACCCTCTTCCTGTCGCCCCGCAGTAACCTCTTGCATTTCCCTGACATCACGCAACTTCGGATATACAAGGACCTGGCCTGAGACGTTAACTGACATGCTCTTGCGGAACAGGATAAAGGGAAAGCCGCTTTGGACAAGAAAATCCCTGTGCCCATACAGTCCCCTCTTCCTGAAAACCAATACCATCTTCTCCCTGAAAACGCCGTGCCCGGAGATCTGTGCACAGTATACCGGTGCAACTGCATCCTCAGCAGTGATGATCACCGAGTACACAGGGACCTTCTTGTTATTATGCATGCGCAGTTCAATACGCACCTGCTCCTCCGCAAACACCGGCCCTTCGATCGATACTTCGAGAACGAGCTTCGCAAGGTTCAGCCTGAGGATCAGATAGGAGAGTGCAATAAACGAGAGCATGAGCGAGAGGATAAGATAGATAAGATTATTACCGGTATTGATCGCAGCGACGGCGATCAGAACTGCAGCAAGCAGGAAGCGTTTGCCCTCGCGCGTGAGTTTCATGGAAAAATTCTCAATCCGATGATAGTCAGTTGTTTATTAACCGTTTCGCAACAGGCTTTACCCTGTATAAATCTCCCCTCGCCCCTCTTTGCCAAAGAGGGGTTACTAATTCCTCCCTTTAGCAAAGGGAGGGTCGGAGGGATTTTATAAATAAATGAAGCTTCGTTTTACCCTCTATCAAAACATTCTTCCCTCAGACCGGCACGGGAATGCTCTCGACCATATCCCTCACCACATCCTCTGCGTCAAAGATACCTCTTCGGGTCTTCAGGATCAGCCTGTGGCCGAGAACAGAGGGTGCCAGGCGCTTTATATCATCAGGCACGATAAAGTCCCTGCCGGTGTAATATGCATGAGCCTTTGCTGCCCTGAGCAGGAACTGGGCGCCGCGCGTGCTTGAACCGAGCCTGATCCTGTCATCACTTCTTGTAGCAATAATGATCTTCATCAGATAGTCCATGACCGTATCCTCAACCGCAACCGCATCCGCGGCTTCCTGCATCTTCAGGATATCCGCCTTTGTTACAACAGGGGCAAGCTTTTCGATCAGGGCAAAGCCGGACAACCCGGCAACAGCACGCTTCTCGTGTTCAGGGTCCGGGTACCCAAGCCTGATCTGCATCATGAAACGGTCGAGCTGACTTTCAGGCAGAGGAAAGGTCCCGTGGTATTCGACAGGGTTCTGTGTTGCGATCACCATGAAGGGATCGGGAAGCACAAGCGTGCGGCGGTCCATGGTGATCTTCCGCTCGTTCATTGCCTCAAGCAGTGCTGACTGGGTCCTCGGACTTGTCCTGTTAATCTCGTCAGCAAGCACGATATTCGCAAACACAGGGCCTGGCTTGAACTCGAACTCCCTGCTCTCAGGGTTGAAGATGCTCACGCCGATAATATCAGAGGGCATCATATCGCTGGTGAACTGGATCCTTTGAAACGCGCAGTCGGTGGCCTTTGCAAGGGCATAGGCAAGGGTCGTCTTGCCGACTCCAGGGACATCCTCTATCAGCAGGTTGCCACGGCCAAGCAGCGTGACGATCGCCATTGCCACGGCCTCCGACTTCCCGCGGATGACCGATTCCACCGCAGTTTGAAGTTGCTTTATAAAGGTATTTTGCATAATAATTATTCTATTCTAAATCGGCATCACTTTGCATAGGTATTTAATCCGAATGAAGAAACTCTGGGCAGGCAGGTTCACGCAGCAGACATCGGGAACGGTAGAGTCCTTTACCGAGTCGATCTCCTTTGATAAAAAGCTCTGGAAGCATGACATCACCGGCAGTATTGCCCATGCCAGGATGCTGGCCCGGCAGCGCATCATAACAAAAAAAGAGGCAGATGCCATCGTGGCAGGGCTTGAACAGATCGCAGCAAAGATCGGGAAAGGCTCATTCCCATTCTCCTCTCAACTTGAAGATATCCATATGAATATCGAATCAGCCCTGACAGAAAAGGTCGGGGACGCGGGCAAGCGGCTCCATACCGCACGCTCCAGGAACGATCAGGTGGCTGTTGACCTGCGGCTCTATCTGAAAGATGAAATACAGAAGATCATCCTGTTGCTGCGGCGACTGCAAAAGACATTTGTCACATTGGCAGAGAAGCATCAGAATACGGTCATGCCGGGATATACCCATCTCCAGAGGGCACAGCCGGTCCTCCTCGGCCATCATCTGCTGGCTTATGTTGAGATGTTCCAGAGGGACAGGGACCGTTTTCAGGACTGTCTGAAACGCGCTGACGTCTGCCCGCTCGGGGCCTGCGCTCTGTCAGGCACGTCACTGCCCACGGACAGGGCGTACACGGCGAAATTGCTGGGCTTCAGGGAAGTTTCGGGCAACAGTATCGACAGCGTCTCTGACAGGGACTTTGCACTCGAATTCCTTTCCTGCGCTGCGATCGCCATGATGCACCTTTCCCGGCTTGCCGAAGAATTGATCCTCTGGTCAACAGAGGAGTTCCGCTTCATCGAAATATCCGACCGGTTCACAACCGGTTCGAGCATCATGCCGCAGAAGAAGAACCCTGATGTTGCAGAATTGATGCGCGGCAAGACCGGCCGTGTCTATGGCAATCTTATAACGCTTTTGACCCTGATGAAAGGCCTTCCCCTTGCATACAACCGGGACATGCAGGAAGACAAGCTGCCTGTCTTCGACTCGGTCGAGACGCTTCATGCCTGCCTCGCGGTGCTTGACGAGATGATGAAAGAAGTGAAGTTCAACACCGCGCGACTTGCAGAGACAGCCGGAGAGGGATATTCCACAGCCACGGACATCGCAGAGTATCTGGTCAGAAAAGGCGTTCCGTTCAGGGAGGCGCATGAGATCACCGGCAGGATCGTGCTCTCCTGCATCACGAAGAATAAGAAGCTGACCGACCTTTCGCTGAAAGAGCTCTCAGCTTTCTCTCCGAAGATATCCGGGGATATCATCCCTGTTCTCGACCCTGCTGTATCGATCAGGTCTCGGACATCGTTCGGCGGCACATCACCGTCAGAAGTGAAGAGACAGATCAGACATTATAAAAAAATACTGAAATGAAGCCATTGACTGAAAAATCCCTCCTATCCTCCCTTTGCCAAAGGGAGGTATCATGCCCCTCTTTATCAAAGAGGGGTGAGGGGAGATTTTTGAAGTGTGTCAGCTTACCTAAAAGAAAAGATCTTTTTCTGGTTTTGACAGCAATCTTACTCTCAATCGCCGTCTTTGGCTGCGGCAAAAAAGGCGATCCGACGCTCAAGTCCTATGAAAGACCGGAGACGCCTTCAAACCTCGGTATAGTCCACCGGGAGGACTCCCTGTTCATCACATGGGCATATCCTCCGGCAAAGGAATACCTCTTGTCACAGTTCCTTGTCCTGCGCAGAACAGGACAAGAGTTCGAAAAACTGGCCGTGGTTGATAAAGAAAGCCGCAGCTATATCGATACAAAGATCTCCGCCGGAAGCACCTATGAATATAAGGTGGTATCGCAGAACCTTCGGGGCGTACAGAGCAGCGACCCTGCTGCAGTTTCTGCCTCCCCTCTCCAGGCTCCCCTGCGGCCGACAAAACTGTCCTATTCGGTTTCAGGCAATACGGTTACTCTTGTGTGGGAGCCGTCAGCCAGGGGCACCCTGTTCAATGTATACCGGAGCACGGAAAAAGGGAAATTCGGCATGAAGCCGATCAATCCGGAGCCCCTTTCCGAGCCGATAGTTAAAGACGCCTTTTCAGTAAATACTGTTTTTCATTATACGGTCAGAAGCCTGACAGGGGGAAGTGCCAGAGGTGAGGGCCCGGCATCAGATGAGCTTACGATCGACGCAAGAGACCTCGTGCCGCCCATGCCCCGCAATCTTCAGGCATTTCCCGCACCTGACAAAGTCTTTCTCTCGTGGACCGAACTTGATGAACTTTGGATAACAGGCTTCAACGTTTACCGGAAGACTGACAACGATGATTTTGTCCTTCTGGGCAAGACGCAGACTCCGGCATTCCTCGACGCAGAGGCCCCTTCATCTAAAAAGGATTACCGGATTACGGCGGTAGGGATCTCAAAAGAGGGGCCTGCAGCAGAGATAAAGAGCATTTTCTATATCCCGCAGCGATAAGTTGACTTGCAGACCGGAATTCATTAGTCTATTTCTCTATTAATTTTTCCTCCGGGGCGCAAATATGCCAGACATGAAAGATAAGATTCTCAAAGAATTCAATGACAGTATCGACGTAAAGGAGCGCTTTGTTCAGGGGCATCTCGACGCCATTGTCGAGGTCTCAAAGGCGATAGCGGCTGCCTTCAACGACGGCAACAAGATCATCATTTTCGGCAATGGCGGCAGCTCGACCGACGCATCGCACATCGCTGCCGAGTTCGTCAACAGGTTCAAAAGAGAACGGCCTGGTCTCCCGGCCATTGCCCTGAACACGGATATGGCAGTCATCACTTCGATCGCCAATGACTACGACTTCTCCGAGATCTTTGCCCGGCAGATCAAGTCCCTCGGAGCAGAAGGAGATATCGCCATAGCTCTCAGCACAAGCGGTCAGTCGCCGAACATCCTCAAGGCGCTTGATGCTGCAAAAAGAAAGAAACTGAAGACCGTTCTTCTTACCGGCCTTAAAGGCGAGAAAACCGCTGCAAAGACGACCTACCCCTTTGTCGTGCCTTCAGACAATACGCCAAGGGTCCAGGAAACTCATATTACGCTCGGCCATGTCATCTGCCTTATGGTCGAAGATATCCTTTTTGACCAGCCGCGAAAAAAGTCTCTCTAAGGTGAAGATCCTCGGCATTGATCCCGGAAGTATACGATGCGGGTATGGGGTCATCGAGATCCAGCCCAAAGGGGCAGTGTATGTTACGTCCGGCACTATTGCGCCTTCAGCAGCCAGGCCCCTGCATGAACGGTTGAGATATATCTACGAAGGGCTTATCGCCGTTATCAGGAACTACCGGCCGGATCATGTTGTTGTAGAAAAGATGTTCTTTGCCAAGAGCGTAAGGGCTGCAATGAGCCTCGGATATGCCCGGGGCATCGCACTTCTCGCAGCAGCATCGGAAGAGATAGAACTGCATGAATGCAGCGCCCTTGAGGTAAAAAAATCCGTTGTGGGTTACGGCAAGGCCGAAAAAGAGCAGGTGCAGAAAATGGTCCGGCTCATTCTGAACCTTCAGGGAGACCTTGCCCCTGACAGTGCCGACGCCATCGCCCTTGCCCTCTGCTACGCAAATACGATAAAATTCAATCAGGCAGTCATGGGTAAACGGTAATGAGTAATCAGAAAGGATCAGACCAGGCCATCTTCTCCATATTCCCCGACTGCTTTATTTTATTGCTCTTGTCCTGCACTCATCACTCATCACTCATCACGGATCACTCTCTATGATCGGTTCGCTCAGAGGCAAAATAATCTCAAAAAAGCCTGACCATCTTCTTATCGAGGCTTATGGCGTCGGATATCAGGTGCATGTTCCGTTAAACATCCTTTCCCGCCTGCCCCATGAAGGACAGGAGGCCTTTCTTTATATTTATACCCATGTGCGCGAAGATGCCATTCAACTGTTCGGTTTTCATGCCGAGGATGAGAAAAAGATCTTCACCACCCTCCTGGGCATCACCGGCGTAGGGCCGAAGCTGGCGCTGAGCGTGCTTTCCGGCCTTTCCCTTGAGGAATTTTTGACCGCCCTTGAGACTGAGGACGTTGCCATGCTCTGCAGGATTCCGGGGCTGGGCAAGAAGACCGCGCAGAGGCTCATCCTTGAACTGAGGGAAAAATTGCCTGCCGTGTCGGGCTCAAAAGACAAGGTGTTTGACGATGCACTGTCCGCTCTCGTCAATCTCGGGTACAAGAAGAACATAGCACAGGAGTTCCTGGAGCCTGTGTATAAGCAGGGACATACGGATATTGAAACACTCATCAGGGAAGTGCTGAAGCTCATGTCAGAGAAAAAACATGGATGAACATCATATAGACAATCCTGAGATCGCGGGCAGGCTCGTCAACCCCGGAGCCGCAGAAGAGGAGACAGCCCTTGACGTCAACCTCAGGCCGGGCTCCCTTGACGAGTTCGTGGGCCAGGACAAGCTCAGGGAAAATCTCAAGATATTCATCACTGCCGCAAACCAGAGGAAAGAACCGCTCGACCATCTGCTGTTCTGCGGGCCGCCTGGCCTCGGAAAAACAACACTCGCGCATATCATATCCAACGAACTGAAGGTAAGCATCAAATCAACGTCAGGCCCCATGCTCGAACGTGCAGGCGATATTGCGGCGATCCTGACCAATCTCTCTGAACGGGATATCCTCTTCATCGACGAGATCCACCGGCTTCCCCGCATTGTTGAAGAGGTGCTCTATCCGGCAATGGAAGATTATCAGCTTGACATCATCATCGGCCAGGGCCCGAATGCGCGGACACTGAAGCTGAATCTTCCCAAATTCACGCTTATCGGCGCAACAACAAGGACAGGCCTGCTCACCTCGCCGCTCAGGGACCGCTTCGGCATCGTAACCAGGCTTGGGTTCTATTCCTATGATGAACTCGAAAAGATCATTACCCGCTCGGCAAACATCCTCAAGGTATCGATAGAAAAGAACGCGGCACTTGAAATAGCGCGCCGTTCCCGCGGCACACCCCGCATCGCCAACCGGCTCTTGAAAAGGATCAGGGACTTTGCCCAGGTGCTGGGAGACGGCACGATCGATCTCGCCATAACAAAAAGCTCGCTGCTCTCCCTTGAGGTTGATGAGAGGGGACTGGACGATATGGACAGAAAACTTCTGCTCACGATCATCGAGAAGTTCAATGGAGGCCCTGCAGGCGTTGATGCGATCTCTGCATCTCTCAGGGAGGACCGGGAAACCATCGAGGATGTGTACGAGCCGTATCTGCTTCAGGAAGGTCTGCTCGAACGGACACCGCGCGGCAGACTCGCAACACGGACTGCCTTCGAACATCTCGGCAAGACCATCCCCAGCGGCCTTTTTTAATCTTATGCATCCGTTTTTTCGTCTTTTTGTTTCTCATCACTCATCACGCATTACCCGTCATGGCCGTCCATGAAACTTCTCATGCATATCTGCTGTTCGAACTGCAGCATTCATCCTCTCCAGAACCTGCTCCTGAAGGGCATGGACATAACAGGCTACTGGTTCAATCCCAACATCCACCCGTACACGGAATATACGGCAAGGCTCGAGTCACTCATGAAGCTTGGCAGGCTCTGGAACCTTGATATCGAATACGAGGATGATTATTGCCTGGATTATTTTCTGAAGTCGGTCTCCGGCAAAGGACCGGAACGCTGTGCTGTCTGTTACGAGATGCGGCTTGACAGAACAGCTCAGGCGGCAAAAAAGATGAACTTCGACGGCTTCACGACATCGCTCCTCGTAAGCCCCTATCAGAAGTTTGATGGTATAATAGAGCAAGGCCAAAAAGCGGCAAAACGGCATGGCGTTACATTCCTCGCTGAAGATTTCAGATCCGGATGGAAGACAGCCCAGAACATGTCCCGCGAACTTGAACTCTACCGCCAGAAATACTGCGGCTGCATTTATTCAGAGATGGAACGTTACACGCAGGATAAAAAAAGGAGAAAAAAACCGGCACCATGATTGATATGCTCAGAAAACTCTCAGCAGTATGCGTACTCCTGTTGTTTGCGTCCATGGCAGAAGCAGGAACGACCATGAAGGTCCTCATTCTTGATGACGTATTTCAAAGCATCCCCTCGCGGGATGAAAAGATCGAACGGATGGGAAAGCTCAAGGGAGATCTGCTGGTCAATGGCGCACGCTATCCGGGAAATATCGAGATATGGAAAGGCGCTGTCGGCCTGTATCTCATTAACGAACTCCCCCTTGAGGAATATATCAAGAGTGTCGTGAGTGCAGAGGTCGGTGCAGACTGGGATATGGAAGCTCTGAAGACACAGGCAGTCATATCGAGGACCTATGCCCTGTTTCAGAAGGCCCAGAACAACAACCCGAACTTTGACCTCACCTCATCGGTCCTCCACCAGGTCTATAAGGGTGCGAATGAGAATGCGCGCATATCGTATGCCGTGATGAATACCGAGGGAGAGGTGCTCACGTACAACGGCAAGATCATTGAGGCCTTCTATCACTCCACCTCGGGCGGTCTGACCGAAGCGCCGGAAGAGGTCTTCGGCAAGAGCATTCCCTATCTTAAGCCTGTTTCAGGCAGCTGCGAGACCTCGCCGTACTGGATATGGGAGCGCCGGATACCGGTCGAAGAGATAGAGAAAGCGCTCACGCTCCCCGGCATCAGAGACATAAAGAT comes from the Nitrospirota bacterium genome and includes:
- a CDS encoding DUF58 domain-containing protein, which gives rise to MKLTREGKRFLLAAVLIAVAAINTGNNLIYLILSLMLSFIALSYLILRLNLAKLVLEVSIEGPVFAEEQVRIELRMHNNKKVPVYSVIITAEDAVAPVYCAQISGHGVFREKMVLVFRKRGLYGHRDFLVQSGFPFILFRKSMSVNVSGQVLVYPKLRDVREMQEVTAGRQEEGVVAVRGRGDEVHSLRAYQHGDDWRRIHWKASAKLEGFLIREYAEYASQKITILLDNLLPHDDMHFETAVSIAASLAKQYVEAGYPVRFIAAGKSMPFGSGEEHLRSILDILAVINQEEEDADLSGIGQDGFSIAILKSAQSGLRAVAASADLVIHADTL
- a CDS encoding SpoIID/LytB domain-containing protein produces the protein MIDMLRKLSAVCVLLLFASMAEAGTTMKVLILDDVFQSIPSRDEKIERMGKLKGDLLVNGARYPGNIEIWKGAVGLYLINELPLEEYIKSVVSAEVGADWDMEALKTQAVISRTYALFQKAQNNNPNFDLTSSVLHQVYKGANENARISYAVMNTEGEVLTYNGKIIEAFYHSTSGGLTEAPEEVFGKSIPYLKPVSGSCETSPYWIWERRIPVEEIEKALTLPGIRDIKITSYTSTRRVKTVDIVKDSSAQSMKATDLRKAIGWSRLPSTNFTVARDGNVIVFDGSGFGHGVGLCQWSSLEMAKSGVAYKDILSYFYPGTVLQLYENR
- the ruvB gene encoding Holliday junction branch migration DNA helicase RuvB; its protein translation is MDEHHIDNPEIAGRLVNPGAAEEETALDVNLRPGSLDEFVGQDKLRENLKIFITAANQRKEPLDHLLFCGPPGLGKTTLAHIISNELKVSIKSTSGPMLERAGDIAAILTNLSERDILFIDEIHRLPRIVEEVLYPAMEDYQLDIIIGQGPNARTLKLNLPKFTLIGATTRTGLLTSPLRDRFGIVTRLGFYSYDELEKIITRSANILKVSIEKNAALEIARRSRGTPRIANRLLKRIRDFAQVLGDGTIDLAITKSSLLSLEVDERGLDDMDRKLLLTIIEKFNGGPAGVDAISASLREDRETIEDVYEPYLLQEGLLERTPRGRLATRTAFEHLGKTIPSGLF
- a CDS encoding epoxyqueuosine reductase QueH, producing MKLLMHICCSNCSIHPLQNLLLKGMDITGYWFNPNIHPYTEYTARLESLMKLGRLWNLDIEYEDDYCLDYFLKSVSGKGPERCAVCYEMRLDRTAQAAKKMNFDGFTTSLLVSPYQKFDGIIEQGQKAAKRHGVTFLAEDFRSGWKTAQNMSRELELYRQKYCGCIYSEMERYTQDKKRRKKPAP
- the ruvC gene encoding crossover junction endodeoxyribonuclease RuvC, with the translated sequence MTSREKSLSKVKILGIDPGSIRCGYGVIEIQPKGAVYVTSGTIAPSAARPLHERLRYIYEGLIAVIRNYRPDHVVVEKMFFAKSVRAAMSLGYARGIALLAAASEEIELHECSALEVKKSVVGYGKAEKEQVQKMVRLILNLQGDLAPDSADAIALALCYANTIKFNQAVMGKR
- a CDS encoding MoxR family ATPase, which gives rise to MQNTFIKQLQTAVESVIRGKSEAVAMAIVTLLGRGNLLIEDVPGVGKTTLAYALAKATDCAFQRIQFTSDMMPSDIIGVSIFNPESREFEFKPGPVFANIVLADEINRTSPRTQSALLEAMNERKITMDRRTLVLPDPFMVIATQNPVEYHGTFPLPESQLDRFMMQIRLGYPDPEHEKRAVAGLSGFALIEKLAPVVTKADILKMQEAADAVAVEDTVMDYLMKIIIATRSDDRIRLGSSTRGAQFLLRAAKAHAYYTGRDFIVPDDIKRLAPSVLGHRLILKTRRGIFDAEDVVRDMVESIPVPV
- the argH gene encoding argininosuccinate lyase gives rise to the protein MRMKKLWAGRFTQQTSGTVESFTESISFDKKLWKHDITGSIAHARMLARQRIITKKEADAIVAGLEQIAAKIGKGSFPFSSQLEDIHMNIESALTEKVGDAGKRLHTARSRNDQVAVDLRLYLKDEIQKIILLLRRLQKTFVTLAEKHQNTVMPGYTHLQRAQPVLLGHHLLAYVEMFQRDRDRFQDCLKRADVCPLGACALSGTSLPTDRAYTAKLLGFREVSGNSIDSVSDRDFALEFLSCAAIAMMHLSRLAEELILWSTEEFRFIEISDRFTTGSSIMPQKKNPDVAELMRGKTGRVYGNLITLLTLMKGLPLAYNRDMQEDKLPVFDSVETLHACLAVLDEMMKEVKFNTARLAETAGEGYSTATDIAEYLVRKGVPFREAHEITGRIVLSCITKNKKLTDLSLKELSAFSPKISGDIIPVLDPAVSIRSRTSFGGTSPSEVKRQIRHYKKILK
- a CDS encoding D-sedoheptulose 7-phosphate isomerase translates to MKDKILKEFNDSIDVKERFVQGHLDAIVEVSKAIAAAFNDGNKIIIFGNGGSSTDASHIAAEFVNRFKRERPGLPAIALNTDMAVITSIANDYDFSEIFARQIKSLGAEGDIAIALSTSGQSPNILKALDAAKRKKLKTVLLTGLKGEKTAAKTTYPFVVPSDNTPRVQETHITLGHVICLMVEDILFDQPRKKSL
- the ruvA gene encoding Holliday junction branch migration protein RuvA, which produces MIGSLRGKIISKKPDHLLIEAYGVGYQVHVPLNILSRLPHEGQEAFLYIYTHVREDAIQLFGFHAEDEKKIFTTLLGITGVGPKLALSVLSGLSLEEFLTALETEDVAMLCRIPGLGKKTAQRLILELREKLPAVSGSKDKVFDDALSALVNLGYKKNIAQEFLEPVYKQGHTDIETLIREVLKLMSEKKHG